In one window of Brassica rapa cultivar Chiifu-401-42 chromosome A07, CAAS_Brap_v3.01, whole genome shotgun sequence DNA:
- the LOC103828512 gene encoding glucan endo-1,3-beta-glucosidase 12: protein MDYLRAFHFLVLILSAISLSEAGSIGVNYGRISDELPSAFKVVQLLKSQGIDRVKIFDADPAVLKALSGSGIRVTVDLPNEMLFSAAKRPSFAATWVKRNVAAYHPSTQIESIAVGNEVFVDPHNTTKYLIPAMRNIHKALVSYNLHSSIKISSPLALSALQNSYPSSSGSFRPELVDLVIKPMLDFLRETGSRLMINVYPFFAYEGNSDVIPLDYALLRENPGMVDSGNGLRYFNLFDAQIDAVFAAMSALKYDDIEIIVTETGWPSKGDENEVGASVANAASYNGNLIRRVLTGGGTPLRPKADLTVYLFALFNENKKFGPTSERNYGLFFPDEKKVYDIPFTQEGLKHYRDGGHNTPATGDQQVTPPNNGGGVSKSLTGSTWCVANGDAGKDRLQGGLDYACGDGGADCRPIQRGAPCYSPDTLEAHASFAFNSYYQKKGRAGGSCYFGGAAYVVTQPPKYGRCEFPTGY, encoded by the exons ATGGACTATCTCAGAGCGTTCCACTTCCTAGTCCTTATTCTCTCGGCCATTTCACTCTCAG AGGCTGGTTCCATTGGCGTCAACTATGGCCGAATCTCTGACGAGCTCCCATCAGCATTCAAAGTAGTACAACTGCTTAAATCCCAAGGAATAGACCGGGTCAAAATCTTTGACGCCGACCCGGCTGTTCTAAAAGCTTTATCCGGATCTGGAATCCGGGTCACAGTAGATCTGCCAAACGAAATGCTTTTCTCAGCCGCCAAACGCCCTTCCTTCGCCGCTACATGGGTTAAACGCAATGTAGCAGCTTACCATCCTTCGACGCAGATCGAATCAATCGCGGTAGGAAACGAAGTCTTCGTAGATCCACACAACACAACCAAGTACCTAATCCCAGCAATGAGAAACATTCACAAAGCTCTCGTCAGCTACAACCTCCACTCCTCCATTAAAATCTCTTCTCCTTTAGCCTTAAGCGCGCTTCAAAACTCTTACCCTTCTTCCTCCGGATCTTTCCGACCAGAACTCGTCGATCTTGTCATTAAACCGATGTTGGATTTCTTACGCGAAACCGGTTCGAGGCTCATGATAAATGTTTATCCTTTCTTCGCGTACGAAGGAAACTCAGATGTGATTCCTCTAGACTACGCTTTGCTTAGAGAGAATCCAGGAATGGTTGATTCGGGTAACGGATTGAGATACTTCAACCTCTTCGACGCACAGATCGACGCCGTCTTCGCAGCTATGTCGGCGTTGAAGTACGACGATATTGAGATTATCGTGACGGAGACTGGATGGCCGTCAAAAGGAGACGAAAACGAAGTCGGAGCCAGCGTGGCAAACGCAGCGTCGTACAACGGAAACTTAATCCGTCGGGTTTTAACCGGAGGTGGAACTCCGTTACGTCCCAAAGCAGATCTCACTGTCTATCTCTTCGCTCTCTTCAACGAGAACAAGAAGTTCGGACCTACGTCGGAGAGAAACTACGGTCTCTTCTTCCCCGACGAGAAAAAAGTCTACGACATTCCTTTCACGCAGGAAGGGTTGAAGCATTACCGCGACGGTGGTCATAATACTCCGGCCACCGGAGATCAGCAAGTTACGCCTCCGAACAACGGTGGTGGTGTGTCGAAGAGCTTGACGGGGAGCACGTGGTGTGTGGCTAATGGTGATGCGGGGAAGGATCGGCTACAGGGTGGTTTAGATTACGCTTGTGGTGACGGAGGTGCTGATTGCCGTCCGATCCAGCGTGGTGCCCCGTGTTACAGTCCAGATACACTCGAGGCGCACGCTTCTTTTGCTTTCAATAGTTATTACCAGAAGAAAGGGCGTGCCGGAGGTAGCTGTTACTTCGGCGGCGCTGCTTACGTCGTTACCCAACCACCAA AGTACGGAAGATGCGAGTTCCCGACAGGATACTAA